From Aureibacillus halotolerans, the proteins below share one genomic window:
- a CDS encoding carbohydrate ABC transporter permease: MISSKKARIFLHVFLSVLGLIWIYPFIWMVLSSLKTNREFLTSGIQPLPEDPQWENYLRAWDSANFSDYFLNTVIFTVSVVFIVIVLCALTGYALGRVQFPGQKTIMFIVVAIMFIPKGYTVIPLFQIISDLGLSNSLFGVIVAESSGAHVLFILMFASFFARIPNEIEEAAEMDGAGFLRTFFNVMLPLSAPIIATTAIMQFIWTWSSFLLPLVLTASKPELRTLAVGMQNFVGTYTADYVGMTAGATISLLPVMLVFIFMQRYFMEGVAGAVKS; the protein is encoded by the coding sequence GTGATCTCAAGCAAAAAAGCTCGCATATTCCTTCATGTGTTTCTTTCCGTTTTAGGATTGATCTGGATCTATCCATTCATCTGGATGGTTCTTTCATCTTTAAAAACCAATCGTGAGTTTTTGACGAGTGGCATTCAGCCATTGCCTGAGGACCCTCAATGGGAGAATTATCTTCGGGCATGGGACAGCGCTAATTTTTCGGATTACTTCTTGAACACCGTCATTTTCACTGTGTCGGTCGTGTTCATCGTTATTGTACTTTGTGCACTTACTGGTTATGCCCTTGGTAGAGTGCAGTTCCCAGGGCAGAAAACAATCATGTTCATCGTTGTTGCGATTATGTTTATTCCAAAAGGGTATACTGTCATCCCTTTATTTCAAATTATTAGTGATCTCGGCTTGTCTAACTCGTTATTCGGTGTGATCGTTGCCGAGTCCTCGGGGGCGCACGTTTTGTTTATTCTCATGTTTGCCTCCTTCTTTGCACGGATTCCGAATGAGATTGAAGAAGCCGCTGAAATGGACGGGGCAGGATTTCTACGCACCTTCTTTAATGTCATGCTGCCGCTTAGTGCACCGATTATTGCGACAACGGCGATTATGCAATTTATCTGGACATGGAGTTCGTTCTTACTACCGCTTGTGCTGACCGCGAGTAAGCCTGAACTGCGGACGCTTGCCGTTGGGATGCAAAATTTTGTAGGGACCTATACAGCGGATTATGTTGGGATGACCGCGGGCGCTACAATTTCTCTCCTACCAGTTATGCTTGTGTTCATCTTTATGCAACGTTACTTTATGGAAGGCGTCGCAGGTGCTGTGAAATCGTAA
- a CDS encoding GntR family transcriptional regulator: protein MEERQVGQLFFSLDPSKPLYEQLVQQIQSYIAIGTMNPGDKIAAVREMAQALKINPNTVMRAYQELEREGLTEQRRGQGTFVTTDHERIRAFRSRLALETVDEFMEKMRNLGYSLEEMRRFIEEK, encoded by the coding sequence ATGGAAGAAAGACAGGTAGGCCAGCTTTTCTTTTCTTTAGATCCGAGCAAACCGCTCTACGAACAGCTTGTGCAGCAAATCCAAAGCTATATTGCTATAGGAACGATGAACCCTGGAGATAAAATAGCCGCAGTTAGGGAAATGGCGCAGGCGCTAAAAATCAATCCAAACACGGTTATGCGCGCATACCAAGAATTGGAGCGTGAAGGGTTGACAGAACAGCGCCGTGGTCAAGGTACTTTTGTTACGACGGATCATGAGCGTATTCGTGCCTTCCGCTCCCGTCTAGCGCTAGAAACCGTGGATGAGTTCATGGAGAAAATGCGGAATTTAGGCTATTCATTAGAAGAAATGAGACGGTTTATCGAAGAAAAATAG
- a CDS encoding ATP-binding cassette domain-containing protein, producing MTEQAIITFNKVSKQLGRKMALQDCTFSLPKGGIVGVFVPNGAGKSTLFRLLADFIQPDKGDITLFGDPQVVGHGTTLLICPSNLFGRPIAT from the coding sequence ATGACGGAACAAGCGATCATTACCTTCAATAAGGTGAGCAAACAGTTAGGAAGAAAGATGGCGTTACAGGACTGCACCTTTTCACTTCCAAAAGGAGGGATCGTAGGCGTTTTTGTTCCGAACGGGGCAGGAAAAAGCACGCTGTTCCGATTGCTCGCCGATTTCATTCAGCCTGACAAGGGAGACATCACACTTTTTGGGGACCCCCAGGTGGTGGGGCATGGAACCACATTGCTTATTTGCCCGAGCAATCTTTTTGGCCGACCGATCGCGACTTGA
- a CDS encoding carbohydrate ABC transporter permease — translation MIRKTEDVVTASRPKKLSKRKRQRYIWAYVFLFPQIIMFFVFSLYPIIMSYVYSFYDWSGIGPLDDFVGFANYWQLLTSDRFWASLLNSFYYVAGTTVLSVGFALILAIILNDQRMKGKGFYRTIYFLPVVTTTAIVGIIMSSIFGINGLANAIITGLHLSERPIPFLSDATLAMGILIVVGAWKGLGINMVYWLAGLQSIPNELYESAQLDGAGFWRTLRHITLPLLKPIFAVIMLLSIVGGINAFDLVKTLTNGGPYYQTETLDLFIYNYAFSSDTTGGDTRMGYASAAGVLLGMITFVISLAFGGASFQAELRKFRENRKKGRKKA, via the coding sequence ATGATACGCAAAACGGAAGATGTGGTCACTGCCTCTCGTCCTAAGAAATTGAGCAAGCGAAAACGCCAGCGCTATATCTGGGCATATGTGTTTCTTTTTCCGCAAATTATCATGTTTTTTGTTTTTTCGCTGTATCCGATTATCATGAGCTATGTCTATTCTTTTTATGATTGGTCAGGGATCGGTCCTCTGGATGATTTTGTTGGCTTCGCAAACTATTGGCAACTCCTTACATCAGACAGATTTTGGGCGTCTCTTCTGAACTCCTTTTATTATGTAGCAGGCACGACAGTCTTAAGTGTTGGGTTCGCTCTAATTCTTGCAATCATTTTGAATGACCAACGAATGAAAGGTAAAGGATTTTACCGAACGATTTACTTCTTGCCTGTAGTCACAACGACAGCCATTGTTGGAATCATTATGAGTAGTATTTTTGGAATCAACGGTCTCGCCAATGCCATTATTACCGGATTACATCTCTCTGAACGACCGATTCCTTTCCTTAGTGATGCCACGTTGGCGATGGGGATTTTAATTGTCGTTGGTGCATGGAAAGGTCTGGGCATCAATATGGTCTATTGGCTTGCTGGACTTCAGTCCATCCCTAATGAGCTCTATGAATCAGCGCAGCTAGATGGTGCGGGATTTTGGAGAACGTTGAGACATATCACGTTGCCCTTATTAAAACCTATTTTTGCAGTGATCATGCTACTGTCCATTGTCGGTGGAATCAATGCCTTTGATTTGGTCAAAACGTTGACCAACGGAGGACCGTATTACCAAACAGAAACCTTGGATTTGTTTATTTACAATTATGCATTTTCTAGTGATACGACCGGTGGAGATACACGAATGGGGTATGCGTCTGCCGCGGGCGTTCTTTTAGGAATGATTACATTTGTGATTAGCCTCGCATTTGGAGGCGCCAGTTTCCAAGCAGAGCTACGCAAATTTAGAGAAAATCGGAAAAAAGGGAGGAAGAAAGCGTGA
- a CDS encoding ABC transporter substrate-binding protein, with protein sequence MKRFWSFGLLLILSLGILAACSGGGEETGSSEDAVTLTLWNRYPELRDPFDKLISDFEKEHPNIKIEKQDLPLDSHYAQLQTALSEDQLPDIFTTALGLKDLVEADAVKNLNEVFTEDVKSQFVEGVWTENGTTLNDNVYVFPFLSPKSGAYIMYYNKSILEEFGYTESDIPRSWDEFVEFGKELRAASGDTIYPLSWTNEGWANEGLVNMMSTAITPEVPWNMNYKEGQPTFTQPGKIESIHYLKRLLDEGVMAPASIETNVSKAEANFTAGANAFWISGNWTGMQLTNSYGFTDWGVVPIPTKNGDPYYYPAGRQVDGFSVSQDTEHWEEVKIFLEYSIENLHQTLYVEPGIGIPAKKDVGGEAAYPQFADIRDLMNELAISVPNPVQNNLAIIEFQRDYTGKLDAQDSGALIGGYLAGAVPDVEAELKKQEEKHRAMFSETLEQHPDVSREDFIFENWTPFEPFTAEDYK encoded by the coding sequence ATGAAAAGATTCTGGTCTTTTGGTCTTTTGTTGATATTAAGTCTTGGTATACTTGCGGCTTGTAGCGGGGGAGGAGAAGAAACAGGAAGTTCAGAAGATGCGGTGACTTTAACGCTTTGGAATCGGTACCCTGAGCTACGAGATCCCTTCGATAAATTGATTAGTGATTTTGAGAAAGAACACCCGAACATTAAAATAGAAAAACAGGATTTGCCGCTCGATTCGCATTATGCACAGCTTCAAACAGCTTTATCTGAGGACCAGTTGCCAGATATTTTTACCACTGCCCTTGGTTTAAAAGATTTGGTTGAGGCAGATGCTGTCAAAAACCTAAATGAAGTGTTTACTGAAGATGTGAAATCACAATTCGTAGAAGGTGTTTGGACAGAAAACGGTACAACATTAAACGATAATGTGTATGTATTCCCGTTCCTATCACCAAAAAGTGGTGCGTACATTATGTATTACAACAAATCGATTTTAGAAGAGTTTGGTTACACGGAGAGCGACATTCCGAGGAGTTGGGATGAGTTTGTGGAGTTTGGCAAAGAGCTTAGAGCAGCGTCAGGCGATACAATTTATCCACTATCCTGGACAAACGAAGGATGGGCGAACGAAGGTCTTGTCAACATGATGAGTACGGCTATTACACCTGAGGTCCCTTGGAACATGAATTATAAAGAAGGTCAGCCTACGTTTACACAACCAGGAAAAATAGAATCTATTCATTATTTAAAGCGCTTGCTTGACGAAGGTGTCATGGCTCCTGCCAGCATAGAAACGAATGTTTCAAAAGCAGAAGCAAATTTCACAGCAGGTGCCAATGCTTTCTGGATTAGCGGGAACTGGACTGGCATGCAGTTAACGAACAGTTATGGATTTACTGATTGGGGCGTAGTGCCTATCCCTACGAAAAATGGCGATCCATATTATTATCCAGCAGGTCGTCAAGTAGACGGGTTCAGCGTAAGTCAAGATACAGAGCATTGGGAAGAAGTTAAAATCTTTCTAGAGTATTCGATTGAAAATCTTCATCAGACATTGTACGTTGAGCCGGGTATCGGCATTCCAGCGAAAAAAGATGTTGGCGGTGAAGCGGCATATCCTCAATTTGCCGACATTCGAGATCTCATGAATGAACTGGCTATCTCAGTACCAAACCCTGTGCAGAATAACTTAGCGATCATTGAATTTCAGCGTGACTATACAGGAAAACTGGACGCTCAGGATAGTGGAGCACTGATTGGTGGCTATCTCGCTGGAGCAGTTCCAGATGTTGAAGCTGAATTGAAAAAGCAAGAAGAGAAGCACCGTGCAATGTTTAGTGAAACGCTCGAACAACATCCAGACGTTTCACGAGAAGATTTCATCTTTGAAAATTGGACACCGTTTGAGCCTTTTACGGCGGAAGATTATAAATAA
- a CDS encoding zinc-dependent alcohol dehydrogenase has product MNNQQIVFTAPGVVEWRTEAFDRPQLKATEVLVKKRFSLISPGTELACLSGGEQWFQMPQIPGYAAVSTVIEVGADVEHVAQGDLVFHYGKHCTYEIVRASELVVHVPNDLEPSIALFARLATVAFTALRVSEIELGDQVAVTGLGLVGNFAAQLAQLQGGVVTGMDLSKERVTLAQRCGIKQAVLSFSDIGPKKFNTFIEATGQPQVLHEALSWVAPFGECILLGTPRTDYTTNLTDVLRHTHLHEKGSVTLKGAHEWRYPMKAHPYEKHSMERNTRIVFELMRSGQLHVAPLISHMLKPQNAKEAYQGLSEAKEDYIGVLFDWVE; this is encoded by the coding sequence TTGAATAATCAACAGATTGTATTTACGGCACCAGGGGTTGTGGAATGGCGAACGGAGGCATTTGATAGACCACAACTGAAGGCGACAGAGGTTTTGGTGAAAAAGAGATTTAGTCTTATTAGTCCAGGCACCGAGCTCGCTTGTCTATCAGGTGGAGAACAGTGGTTTCAGATGCCGCAAATACCTGGGTATGCAGCGGTAAGCACAGTCATTGAAGTGGGAGCTGACGTCGAACATGTGGCTCAGGGTGACCTTGTCTTTCATTATGGCAAGCATTGTACATATGAAATTGTTCGCGCCAGTGAGCTGGTGGTGCATGTGCCTAATGACTTAGAGCCTTCAATTGCGCTTTTTGCTCGCTTAGCGACAGTTGCTTTTACGGCACTGCGTGTGTCGGAAATTGAACTTGGCGACCAAGTTGCTGTCACTGGATTAGGGCTCGTTGGAAATTTTGCCGCTCAGCTTGCTCAACTTCAAGGTGGCGTCGTCACGGGCATGGACCTCTCAAAGGAACGCGTGACATTGGCACAACGTTGTGGCATTAAGCAGGCGGTACTTTCGTTCTCAGACATAGGGCCAAAGAAGTTCAATACGTTTATTGAGGCAACGGGTCAGCCACAGGTGCTTCATGAAGCACTCTCATGGGTGGCTCCTTTTGGAGAGTGCATTTTGTTGGGAACCCCGCGAACAGACTATACCACTAATTTGACCGATGTTTTGCGACACACACATCTGCACGAAAAGGGGAGCGTTACACTGAAAGGTGCCCATGAATGGCGGTACCCTATGAAAGCACACCCGTATGAAAAACATTCAATGGAACGAAACACACGTATTGTGTTCGAGTTGATGCGTTCTGGTCAGCTGCACGTCGCTCCTTTAATTAGCCACATGTTGAAACCGCAAAACGCTAAGGAAGCGTACCAAGGGCTTTCGGAGGCAAAAGAAGACTACATTGGTGTGTTGTTTGATTGGGTCGAATAG
- a CDS encoding CehA/McbA family metallohydrolase, whose amino-acid sequence MNQLLSEDMKTLVYEIHPQEEKEYVTLPFTVDEATDRLDVSYSFTGKDDGAVIDLGIEDPYQFCGWSGGACDHFVISEREATPEYKRGRLHCGVWNIILGAYRVPHICKVFVTIKQQRTDVPVWLKGDLHMHTEHSDGSFTIEDTFRIAKKKGLILLLQPTTIRLRKNRCGFWHDGVMVIPGVEWSTYKGHANILGGQEPLESFRIRTDQKATELMNAVKKRGDVWIVNHPFDDGCPWEWPHHLQAVEVWNGPWRLINEKASGFLVARTVGSWQRDYGYWRK is encoded by the coding sequence ATGAATCAATTGCTCTCAGAAGATATGAAAACGTTGGTTTATGAAATTCACCCGCAGGAGGAAAAAGAGTATGTCACTCTCCCCTTTACGGTGGATGAAGCTACGGACCGACTGGATGTATCCTACAGCTTTACAGGAAAGGATGACGGTGCAGTCATCGATCTCGGAATAGAGGATCCCTATCAGTTTTGCGGCTGGAGCGGGGGTGCCTGTGATCATTTTGTTATCTCTGAGCGTGAAGCGACACCAGAATATAAGCGTGGTCGTTTGCACTGTGGGGTATGGAATATTATCCTTGGTGCGTATCGAGTTCCTCACATTTGTAAAGTGTTTGTCACTATAAAACAACAGCGTACTGATGTGCCTGTGTGGCTTAAAGGCGACTTGCATATGCATACGGAACATTCCGATGGTAGCTTTACAATAGAAGACACCTTCCGAATTGCAAAGAAAAAGGGCTTGATTTTATTGCTACAACCGACCACAATACGACTTCGCAAAAATCGTTGTGGCTTTTGGCATGACGGGGTGATGGTTATTCCGGGTGTGGAATGGTCAACGTATAAAGGGCATGCCAACATTCTTGGTGGTCAGGAGCCACTTGAATCTTTTCGTATCCGTACAGATCAGAAAGCAACTGAGCTTATGAATGCAGTGAAGAAACGTGGTGATGTCTGGATCGTGAATCATCCGTTTGATGATGGCTGTCCATGGGAATGGCCACATCATTTGCAGGCTGTCGAGGTATGGAATGGTCCATGGCGGCTTATCAATGAAAAAGCGAGCGGTTTCTTGGTGGCACGAACAGTTGGTTCGTGGCAACGGGATTACGGCTATTGGAGGAAGTGA